A window of the Gasterosteus aculeatus chromosome 21, fGasAcu3.hap1.1, whole genome shotgun sequence genome harbors these coding sequences:
- the fars2 gene encoding phenylalanine--tRNA ligase, mitochondrial isoform X3: MRLLNNAVPLLLPLLHGPPLPVLHRGCLSTLSPNRGAASRRRLSTDGPAPQALIGRDSVEVLGHTYSRDDFTNVAPSVLAKVGRNLHNQTHHPVWLMKERIKAHFYSAYVGRWGNPLFSVHDNLSPVVTVEQNFDSLLIPPDHPSRKRGDNYYLNRRMMLRAHTSAHQRELVSSGLDAFLLAGDVYRRDEIDASHYPVFHQMEGVRLFSNHELFSGVQHGEELSLFEAGGRRSPHKQETHSLEAVKLLEFNLKTTLARLVTHLFGQELEVRWVDCYFPFTHPSFELEVRFQGDWMEVLGCGVMEQELLTSAGAGGKAGWAFGLGLERLAMVLYGIPDIRLFWSRDERFLRQFRVEEVHQPVCFQPLSKYPPLLNDISFWLPEDGGDFAENDFYELVRSIGGDLVEKVSLVDQFTHPKTGRRSQCYSIIYRHMERTLTQQEVRLLHEQIERTAETELGVQGRY, from the exons ATGAGACTCCTCAACAACGCTGTGCCgttgctcctccccctccttcatGGCCCGCCCCTCCCCGTGCTCCATCGCGGCTGCCTGTCAACACTCTCACCCAATCGCGGCGCAGCATCGCGCAGACGCCTCAGCACGGATGGCCCCGCCCCTCAAGCCCTGATTGGTCGGGACTCGGTGGAGGTGTTGGGCCACACCTACAGCCGCGACGACTTCACCAACGTTGCGCCGAGCGTCTTGGCGAAGGTCGGCCGCAACCTCCACAACCAAACCCACCATCCCGTGTGGCTGATGAAGGAGCGGATCAAAGCCCACTTCTACAG CGCTTACGTCGGTCGCTGGGGCAACCCTCTGTTCTCCGTCCATGACAACCTGAGCCCCGTGGTTACCGTGGAGCAGAACTTCGACAG cctgCTGATCCCGCCCGACCATCCCAGCAGGAAGCGAGGAGACAACTACTACCTGAACAG GAGAATGATGCTTCGCGCTCACACCTCCGCCCACCAGAGGGAGCTGGTGAGCTCCGGCCTCGACGCCTTCTTATTGGCCGGAGACGTCTACCGGCGGGACGAGATCGACGCCAGCCACTACCCCGTCTTCCACCAGATGGAGGGGGTCCGACTCTTCTCCAACCACGAG CTGTTCTCGGGGGTGCAGCACGGGGAAGAGCTGTCCCTGTTTGAGGCCGGAGGCCGGCGGTCGCCTCACAAACAGGAAACTCACTCTCTGGAGGCTGTGAAGCTGCTGGAGTTCAACCTGAAGACCACTCTGGCTCGACTCGTCACTCACCTGTTTGGACAAG agctgGAGGTGCGGTGGGTCGACTGTTACTTCCCCTTCACTCACCCCTCCTTTGAGCTGGAGGTGCGTTTCCAGGGCGACTGGATGGAGGTGCTGGGCTGTGGAGTGATGGAGCAGGAGCTGCTGACCTCag CCGGGGCGGGGGGCAAGGCGGGCTGGGCCTTCGGCCTGGGCCTGGAGCGGCTGGCCATGGTCCTCTACGGCATCCCCGACATCCGGCTCTTCTGGAGCCGCGACGAGCGCTTCCTGCGACAgttcagggtggaggaggtccATCAGCCCGTCTGCTTCCAG CCGCTCAGTAagtacccccccctccttaaCGACATCTCCTTCTGGCTGCCGGAGGACGGAGGCGACTTCGCGGAGAACGACTTCTACGAGCTGGTCCGCTCCATCGGGGGCGACCTGGTGGAGAAGGTCTCGCTGGTGGACCAGTTCACACACCCAAA gaCCGGTAGGAGGAGCCAGTGTTACAGCATCATCTACCGTCACATGGAGCGAACTTTGACCCAACAGGAAGTCAGACTCCTCCACGAGCAAATCGAACGCACCGCTGAGACCGAGCTGGGGGTCCAGGGCAGAtactga
- the fars2 gene encoding phenylalanine--tRNA ligase, mitochondrial isoform X2, with protein MYVCESTPKVQFGKFGIQCTFWREHRRVPADFADQRQKPHGPISMRLLNNAVPLLLPLLHGPPLPVLHRGCLSTLSPNRGAASRRRLSTDGPAPQALIGRDSVEVLGHTYSRDDFTNVAPSVLAKVGRNLHNQTHHPVWLMKERIKAHFYSAYVGRWGNPLFSVHDNLSPVVTVEQNFDSLLIPPDHPSRKRGDNYYLNRRMMLRAHTSAHQRELVSSGLDAFLLAGDVYRRDEIDASHYPVFHQMEGVRLFSNHELFSGVQHGEELSLFEAGGRRSPHKQETHSLEAVKLLEFNLKTTLARLVTHLFGQELEVRWVDCYFPFTHPSFELEVRFQGDWMEVLGCGVMEQELLTSAGAGGKAGWAFGLGLERLAMVLYGIPDIRLFWSRDERFLRQFRVEEVHQPVCFQPLSKYPPLLNDISFWLPEDGGDFAENDFYELVRSIGGDLVEKVSLVDQFTHPKTGRRSQCYSIIYRHMERTLTQQEVRLLHEQIERTAETELGVQGRY; from the exons CCTCATGGACCAATCAGCATGAGACTCCTCAACAACGCTGTGCCgttgctcctccccctccttcatGGCCCGCCCCTCCCCGTGCTCCATCGCGGCTGCCTGTCAACACTCTCACCCAATCGCGGCGCAGCATCGCGCAGACGCCTCAGCACGGATGGCCCCGCCCCTCAAGCCCTGATTGGTCGGGACTCGGTGGAGGTGTTGGGCCACACCTACAGCCGCGACGACTTCACCAACGTTGCGCCGAGCGTCTTGGCGAAGGTCGGCCGCAACCTCCACAACCAAACCCACCATCCCGTGTGGCTGATGAAGGAGCGGATCAAAGCCCACTTCTACAG CGCTTACGTCGGTCGCTGGGGCAACCCTCTGTTCTCCGTCCATGACAACCTGAGCCCCGTGGTTACCGTGGAGCAGAACTTCGACAG cctgCTGATCCCGCCCGACCATCCCAGCAGGAAGCGAGGAGACAACTACTACCTGAACAG GAGAATGATGCTTCGCGCTCACACCTCCGCCCACCAGAGGGAGCTGGTGAGCTCCGGCCTCGACGCCTTCTTATTGGCCGGAGACGTCTACCGGCGGGACGAGATCGACGCCAGCCACTACCCCGTCTTCCACCAGATGGAGGGGGTCCGACTCTTCTCCAACCACGAG CTGTTCTCGGGGGTGCAGCACGGGGAAGAGCTGTCCCTGTTTGAGGCCGGAGGCCGGCGGTCGCCTCACAAACAGGAAACTCACTCTCTGGAGGCTGTGAAGCTGCTGGAGTTCAACCTGAAGACCACTCTGGCTCGACTCGTCACTCACCTGTTTGGACAAG agctgGAGGTGCGGTGGGTCGACTGTTACTTCCCCTTCACTCACCCCTCCTTTGAGCTGGAGGTGCGTTTCCAGGGCGACTGGATGGAGGTGCTGGGCTGTGGAGTGATGGAGCAGGAGCTGCTGACCTCag CCGGGGCGGGGGGCAAGGCGGGCTGGGCCTTCGGCCTGGGCCTGGAGCGGCTGGCCATGGTCCTCTACGGCATCCCCGACATCCGGCTCTTCTGGAGCCGCGACGAGCGCTTCCTGCGACAgttcagggtggaggaggtccATCAGCCCGTCTGCTTCCAG CCGCTCAGTAagtacccccccctccttaaCGACATCTCCTTCTGGCTGCCGGAGGACGGAGGCGACTTCGCGGAGAACGACTTCTACGAGCTGGTCCGCTCCATCGGGGGCGACCTGGTGGAGAAGGTCTCGCTGGTGGACCAGTTCACACACCCAAA gaCCGGTAGGAGGAGCCAGTGTTACAGCATCATCTACCGTCACATGGAGCGAACTTTGACCCAACAGGAAGTCAGACTCCTCCACGAGCAAATCGAACGCACCGCTGAGACCGAGCTGGGGGTCCAGGGCAGAtactga
- the fars2 gene encoding phenylalanine--tRNA ligase, mitochondrial isoform X1, producing the protein MYILARAQARPRRLCRPATEVLVSSGLAGVQTGGGATLRSSEGFRNLRPHGPISMRLLNNAVPLLLPLLHGPPLPVLHRGCLSTLSPNRGAASRRRLSTDGPAPQALIGRDSVEVLGHTYSRDDFTNVAPSVLAKVGRNLHNQTHHPVWLMKERIKAHFYSAYVGRWGNPLFSVHDNLSPVVTVEQNFDSLLIPPDHPSRKRGDNYYLNRRMMLRAHTSAHQRELVSSGLDAFLLAGDVYRRDEIDASHYPVFHQMEGVRLFSNHELFSGVQHGEELSLFEAGGRRSPHKQETHSLEAVKLLEFNLKTTLARLVTHLFGQELEVRWVDCYFPFTHPSFELEVRFQGDWMEVLGCGVMEQELLTSAGAGGKAGWAFGLGLERLAMVLYGIPDIRLFWSRDERFLRQFRVEEVHQPVCFQPLSKYPPLLNDISFWLPEDGGDFAENDFYELVRSIGGDLVEKVSLVDQFTHPKTGRRSQCYSIIYRHMERTLTQQEVRLLHEQIERTAETELGVQGRY; encoded by the exons CCTCATGGACCAATCAGCATGAGACTCCTCAACAACGCTGTGCCgttgctcctccccctccttcatGGCCCGCCCCTCCCCGTGCTCCATCGCGGCTGCCTGTCAACACTCTCACCCAATCGCGGCGCAGCATCGCGCAGACGCCTCAGCACGGATGGCCCCGCCCCTCAAGCCCTGATTGGTCGGGACTCGGTGGAGGTGTTGGGCCACACCTACAGCCGCGACGACTTCACCAACGTTGCGCCGAGCGTCTTGGCGAAGGTCGGCCGCAACCTCCACAACCAAACCCACCATCCCGTGTGGCTGATGAAGGAGCGGATCAAAGCCCACTTCTACAG CGCTTACGTCGGTCGCTGGGGCAACCCTCTGTTCTCCGTCCATGACAACCTGAGCCCCGTGGTTACCGTGGAGCAGAACTTCGACAG cctgCTGATCCCGCCCGACCATCCCAGCAGGAAGCGAGGAGACAACTACTACCTGAACAG GAGAATGATGCTTCGCGCTCACACCTCCGCCCACCAGAGGGAGCTGGTGAGCTCCGGCCTCGACGCCTTCTTATTGGCCGGAGACGTCTACCGGCGGGACGAGATCGACGCCAGCCACTACCCCGTCTTCCACCAGATGGAGGGGGTCCGACTCTTCTCCAACCACGAG CTGTTCTCGGGGGTGCAGCACGGGGAAGAGCTGTCCCTGTTTGAGGCCGGAGGCCGGCGGTCGCCTCACAAACAGGAAACTCACTCTCTGGAGGCTGTGAAGCTGCTGGAGTTCAACCTGAAGACCACTCTGGCTCGACTCGTCACTCACCTGTTTGGACAAG agctgGAGGTGCGGTGGGTCGACTGTTACTTCCCCTTCACTCACCCCTCCTTTGAGCTGGAGGTGCGTTTCCAGGGCGACTGGATGGAGGTGCTGGGCTGTGGAGTGATGGAGCAGGAGCTGCTGACCTCag CCGGGGCGGGGGGCAAGGCGGGCTGGGCCTTCGGCCTGGGCCTGGAGCGGCTGGCCATGGTCCTCTACGGCATCCCCGACATCCGGCTCTTCTGGAGCCGCGACGAGCGCTTCCTGCGACAgttcagggtggaggaggtccATCAGCCCGTCTGCTTCCAG CCGCTCAGTAagtacccccccctccttaaCGACATCTCCTTCTGGCTGCCGGAGGACGGAGGCGACTTCGCGGAGAACGACTTCTACGAGCTGGTCCGCTCCATCGGGGGCGACCTGGTGGAGAAGGTCTCGCTGGTGGACCAGTTCACACACCCAAA gaCCGGTAGGAGGAGCCAGTGTTACAGCATCATCTACCGTCACATGGAGCGAACTTTGACCCAACAGGAAGTCAGACTCCTCCACGAGCAAATCGAACGCACCGCTGAGACCGAGCTGGGGGTCCAGGGCAGAtactga